TATTGTTCGTTTATAATAGATAAAGATGTATAGCCCTACCTTGGTGGTTTTCAATATGTAACCATGTGCTTTGCAATCTTTCCTTTTGCACTCTAGAATTTCCTCCAAATTTGTTGGATCTTTATCCTCATCATTGTTCTCAAACTTCTGCTCGGGAAATTGAACACCACAACACGTCCTTGCGTGGACAAATTCATTCtgttttttacaaattcagaGTAATTTTCACCAAGCCACAGACTACTGAAGGCCATGTTAAAAATTTTCCAGGGCAGCTAGGGACGACATCCTAGCCTTATGGAGGGCCTCGATTTTTGGCACGTAGACCTACTACCGAATATTCAAGTTGATCAAAATAGGTAGGTCAGACGCTGTTTAAAGTGCCAGAGATACGGTCACATCCTATGTGATTGTACGGctaagtttttgttttgttgcagGTGTGCTTAACGGCACCGAACCAATCGATGTGCATTCAGCGTTCTGAAGTGCGTCAACTGTGGTGGCCCAAACCAAGCTGGACACTCGGTGCGTATTTAGCAAATTAAGGCGGTACAGATCTTTGCTTGACAGGAATGCGTGAGCACTTTTTGCCATTATGATTATGATGAGCGCCCAACGACTTCCGTCACCTGCCCTTCACTCTACTTTCGAGTCACTGGATGTCTTGCTGGTGTTTTGGAGATTCAGACTCCGTCTTGTAGTGATTTATAGCCTCCGTTGACTGGGAAGCGGAAGGGGAAGACCAGTGAAGTGACGATTGATAACTTCCTAGCTGAGATTGAGGCGTTTGTCGAGTCATTGGCTGTTGTTCTGGATAAACTTATTGCCATGGTTGACTTCAATCAGCACGTTGACAGCTCCTCTTCCATCCCGGCGAAGAAGTTTTCGACTATGATGGAATCTTATGGCTTTCATCAATATGTGACGGGTCCAACGCATGACAAGGGCCACATGCTTGACCTTGTGTTTGCAAGGCCCGATGATGGCCTTATCTCATTCGCATCTGTCACTAGTAGGATCAGTGACCATCATGCTGTGGAGTGTCGTCTGACGATCTGTCCACCACTTTGCCCAACAAAGCGGGTGCTCTACCGCCTTCTTAAATCGATAGATTGTGATGCTGTTGAAGAAGATATTCTGGCTCTGCCCCTGCTGACCAATCCAGAGACATCTCTGGATGGACTGGTAGCACTGTACAACGACGGGCTTGCTCTTCTGCTGGACAAGCACGCGCCAGTGAAGATGAAGTCTATCGTCTTAAGACCGTCTCTGCCATGGATAAATGAGGAAATTCAACTGAGGAAAGCTAAAAGAATCTGGAGAATGAACAAACTGACCGTCAGCTTTGAGATCTACAAGGACCACGCCCATCGGTACTCGGTTTTACTCAAAAGAGTGAAAGCAGTACACATGCAGAGTGAGGTGGCTGAGTGTGGCACTAACCAGCGGGCACTGTATGGATTGGTGAATCGGCTAATGGGAAAGAGTGATGTGTCTAGCCTCCCACCCCACTCCTCTGAACAAGTTCTAAAAGACAACTTTGGTGAATTTTTCAGCTCCAAAGTGTCCAAAATTCGAGCAGCCATAGATGCTGCTGCAAAACGGAGTGAGGTGGAGATGAATAACGTCGTACCGCATCAGTTCTTGTCTAGTCATGGCTAAAATGCTGTTCTTTGTGATTTTGTGCCGGTTTCAGATGAAATGGTGAAGAATTTCATCATGGCATCGCCTACTAAATCGTGTCGTCTTGATCCGGTTCCAACTTTTCTTCTAAAGAAAGTTTTGTGTCCACTCGTACCTACCATAACTAAAATTgtgaatctctctctctcgacgggAACTTTCCCGTTGGGCATAAAGCATGCGATGGTCACGACTCTTGACGCCAGAGATCTGGGAAATTACCGCCCGGTCTCCAACCTCTCTTTCTTGTCAAAACTGATAGAGGGGATTGTTGCAGCTGAGTTGATGGACCATCTTGCAGCCTTCGACGTGTTACCCCCCCACCCCAGTCAATCTGCCTACCGACCAAACCACTCTACAGAGACAGCTTTGATTGCCATTTTTAATGATCTCCTACTAATGTCCATGGATCAAGGCAGAGGGAGTGCTCTTCTTCTGCTATATCTGAGTGCAGCCTTTGATACGGTTGACCATGGAATTCTCAAAGATCATTTGAGACATTCGTGTGGCGTCGACGGAGTGGCACATGATTGGTTCATTTCGTATCTTTCGAGAAGGAGTCAATCTGTGTCTGTGGGTGGTGCGTCGTCTGCCTCGTCAAACTTGGCTTTTGGCGCAGCACAAGGGTCAGTTTTGGGCCCCATTTGTTTTGTGATCTACGAGATTCCGCTCTATCACTTCGTTTCTTCGACGAATGTGGACATGCATCAGTTTTCCGATGATACAAAATACAGGATCGACTTTCAATTCTCTCCGGATGCAGTTCAACAAAGGGAAGCCTTATCCTCTTTGGCTGATTGTGCAACCGTTACTGAAGACTGGTTTACGCAAAACCGAGTGAAAACGAATATGGACAAGAGTATCCTCATGTATGTGTCATCAACTAGGAGCTCATCACAATTTGAGTCGCTTCCTCTTCAAGTTGACGACAACGTTTTAGCACCCTCGCTGGTTGCTCTCAACCTCAGCTTCTCGATCGATAGTACTCTATCTATGATTCCGCAAGTGAAAGATGTGTGTCGAAAGGCGATCTTCCAGCTGCGACGGATTGGCAAGGTCAGGAAATACCTCACTAAGGCTGCTGCGAAGAGTTTGATTCAAGCACTGGTGCTGTCTAATTTTGACTACGCTATTAATGCGTTACTGTTTGGTCTGCAAAACGAGCTTCTGGAGCGCCTGGAGAAAATTAAACGCTTGGCCGCTAGGCTAGTTGTCGGTGCGAAAAAGAATGACCGCATCACTTCTCATATGAAGGCGCTACATTGGCTTCCTTTACGCCAACGCATCGTCTTCAAGCTGATGGTGCTGACATACAGATTTCTGAATGGAACTGCTCCTCGCTATCTTTCATCCCTTGTAAGCCGTTGCCATCCGCTACGCAGTCTTCGATCGGCTACCTCGGGAAAGCTAAATGTTCCAAACATCAAATCGGACCGTTATGGTGGGAGATCCTTCTCCAGGGCGGCGCCTGTTCTATGGAACGAATTGCCGCTGTCCGTGACATATGCCACGGACCTgaaatcttttaaaacaagCCTGAAACTCATTTGTTTCGTGTAGCCTATCCctgctgaattttttttatttgtgttggaGACTGTACTTGTTGTAGCGTCATTTGATCTGTCCCTGGGCTTGGAAAGTGcactttatgaatttaatacataataataataataattaccaTCAGACAATTTAAGCCCTCCCAATCTTCTCAGGTGCTGCAAAATAAACCTGCACCACTTAAGTCTAGCCTCTGCTTCTCTCGCTCAAGTAGTTCTTAACTTACACATAGATGTTATGTACGCGCCTAACCTGCACGTACTATTCTCGACCGATGGATGTCGTTTCCACTCCTCTCCTCCCTCTCGGTTGAAGGAAGCCTCGTCACAGGCAGGTACGCTCCCGAGGATCGAGGTTCCCCTCTATGTGTTCCAGCTCTTTAATACATTCCTGATGGTGACCTTTACACACCGAAACCGAATCTAACAATAGATTTGGTTCAAATTCAAGAAACTTATGCCTTATTGGCCTGTCCCCTTACTGTTGCTAATGCCCCCCTCCCCCTTTCTTCTCGGCCTTTCACATGCTTTATGAGTATCATGTTTACGGATCCGCAATCCTGGTACGTGACATGGTTCCCACGATGGGAAGAATATTGTGCAACCACATTTCCGATTTCGCTGCCTGTGTCGAACTAGTTATTAGCTCTGGCACACTTCGTCAATCCTCTGTCGACCTTCGACCTTCaaccttgaaattttttagcaCTTTATCTGCTTTACTTGACGCCGTCGCCTCTCCTTTTGTTCTCATTGGCTCGGATGCCAATGCCAATTTTTTGCTCTGGAATAGTCGATGTAACGACAAGCGTGGTGAGGAACTTGAAACGTTATTGGTCTGCTCCAATTTAAATGTTTACAACCATCCACTGGTCCAACTTGATTTTGTTCCCGATGagatttattttgttgatCTCACGCTTGCTGGCGACCAAGTCAAAATCCAACGATGGCTTCTTCTCACCATTCCTCTCTCTCTGACCACCCGTGCATCTTCTTTGAAATTCTTCACTCTGATTTTGTTACGACAAAGAGTAAGCAAGTACGCCTGAGGGTACCATATGTGCTAAGCATTAACACTGACATTTCCCCTCTAATCTTGCTAAATCCCTTTCTCGTTTACCCTCAACAACTGGCCTGGCATTTGGATTTTGAGTTTTAAGGTGCACGTTTGCGATCTTGTTGTTATAGTCTCTGGCCTTCTGGTGAAGGCCTCAAGCACCGGCTTTTTCTGTTCTTGATAGGGTCTAGCGGTAATTTGTATGTATGcatgtaaaatttatttatatagcaAACTTATCATGCAAGCATGCTACAAATGACGCTGAAAGTGCAGTCATAGgttattggaaaaaaatttcattgggAAAATGAGATACGGAGGAGGTTGGTCTTTAGTTTCACTTTAAAAGAGCCGAGGGTGGTCGAGCTAGTGATGGTGGGTGGGAGAGAATTGAGAAGTGTAGgaccaagaaaagagaaagatctTTCGCCGTATGATGCAAGACGGGTGCGGGGGACCAAAATACTAGAGGACCTTAAGGATCTTGCTGGGGTGTAAgcggaaagaagagaagagagatagACGGATGCGAGTGGGGGAGATAGACATCAGCGGAAGGCGAGAGTTGTGGTTTTGAAAATTATGCGATGCTTTACGGATAGCCATTTTAGTTCCTTGAGGAGTGGAGTGGCATCTTCACGCTTGCTTCTGCGCAGGATGAGCTGAGCGGCAGCATTTTTGACCCTATGTAGGCGAATGATGGTTTTGTCAGGTAAGCCGGGTTTTCTTGGGGGTTTCTTTTTGGATGATTTGGAGGCCGTGGACTCCCATCTTACAAAACCGACGGAGAAATGGAGGAATAAAAGTACCATGAGATAGGCCCAAATTTCCGTTCTGCAATGTACGCAGCTAAAGAGTATTTCATTGGACTAAATAAAGAGATTCACATATTTACAATTTACGGGTGTacgacattcaggcccagtcattcaggcccacgtctttcaggcccacttttattgggcctgaacgtcgcaaaaattgggcctgaaagACGGACTTGAATGTCATTCAGGcccaatataattttttatgttcttCATATGTACATAAATACACAGTCATTCATAAATACACAAAGTAAAATATTAACTAGTGGTGTGTTGGTTAGCAAGGTGAGCTGCTGTTTTGAGGTCAACGGTTCAAACCCGGACAACGTTTATATCGattgaaaatatataaaaatgaaatagataCTCCTTTCTCAGACATCACAGTAAATTCAAAAGTaggaaatggaaagaaattgaatataAAGCGGAAGTGCTTATAAGGAATTGTATTTCATGATCGAACAGAATAATTCGAAGACTATTATGAAAACATTAatcggaatcttcgttcacCGGACCGTTCCTCAGCTCTCTCAGATCCGCTTTTGAGTGCTTCTTTGTGAGCTTCGCGAGCTGCAAAAGCATCTCTTTAGAGGAAATGGGGTGGTCCGGTCTGTTAAAAGATTCCCATATGATGGTCAGATGGCGCTGTTTCGATTCTGCGTCCTTGTTGAGTTTTTTGAGCACTTGTTTTTGTGACAAAAGTTTTGCCGTCATGGCAAGTTTCTCAGCCTCCGCGTGCATCTTTATTAAAAAGGCAACAAGATTGGTTGAAGCCAGTCCTAGTACAAAAATACagatagaaaattaaaaataatcgaTATATTATAGATCACTTAAATAGATAACTTGCCAGCAACAGCTTTGAGGTTATTGTGGGTACCCTCAACGTTGTTATTGGTCCTAACATGCTGCATAAACATAGACCAGCACTCTGGTGGCCAAATTGTGCTGTTTATGTAGGTTGTTTCCACATAGTTGCAGAAACGCAACATTAGCCCTGTCGCGTTGGATGCGATGCTCTGGAAACTTTTGCGAATTTTTTCGGCTGGCAGCAGGTAAAGGCTAAGCAATTCCCGACAGGTGTTCCGGGTCTGCCTGTCCTTTCTATAGGCTGGACTTAGTCCTATAGCCTTGATGTTGCGGTAGAAGGACTGTGTCAAGTGAAAGGAACAACCGACCGGCTTCACTGTGGGGAAAACCGCCCTGCATGCCTATAGGAAGAGAAAAGGGAGTGTTTATTACTGAAgattaacgtttaaaaaagcaaatacCTGCCACATAGCAGCCTCGAAATCCATCATAAACTCTTCCACTCTTGGTTCACCCAAAGGAGTCAGAAGGTGAGGTGACGGGCATAGCGTCGGGGCGTGTCGATCACTACATCGGCACGGAAGTATCCATCTGGAATGCATCTTTCGAAAGGACCTGTATAAAAAAGTAGGTTAAAACTCACACCAATGCAATTTTACAACATTTTTACCCCATTCAAAGTGAAGATCAGTTGGGTTTTTCGGATAAGATGACTGTTTCTTCCGCTGTACCGCTCGCACGACGTTAGCGACAACCGGAAGATTCCGATCtggattttgttgaaatatttgcaACATCTCTTTCTCCACCACTTTTCTGCTGCTGACCAACGGATTGCTACAAGCATTCACCTTTGCCTTCGTGATCAGGGAAGCATCCCGCTCAACATCTAAGTTAGCTTGGCAGGTGTGAGGAACTTTTACACTAAATGATTTCGCTCCCATCAATTCGAAAGCGATACCACGACAAAAGTGTGGCTTGGCATGCCTGTTGCACCTCCATGTCCGGGAAATTTTGCTGGTCCGCTTGATGTGGTACGAATGACCCAGCCCATCAAATAAAGTCTTTCCTTCTCTGTAAATAAGCAAAAACTTTATTATTCAAagataaatcaatattataACCTATCTTACTTTCTCATAGCGTGGTCCTTAATCTGCCATACTGGTTCATCGTCATCGGATGACTCGTCGTCTGGACCAGCATTAGCTGGGATTGGCTGTACaagagcaggagcaggaggcAGAAGTTCTGCAGAATTTTCTATTAGTGGAAGTGGAATGCTGTAGCGGCTACTCCATTCCGCCAAAGCATCAGCAGAGAAATGAAAGGCATTCTCTCCGGGAGGAGTAATAGTAAAAGTcactaaaagtaaaaaaaaaaatgtataatacTAAACTTAATTTGCCCAGGTGTGGGAGCAACTATGCTCACCATGGGAGTCGAACTCGGATACCAAAGGACCTCGAACACCAGATCACTAAGCGACGCCTTATTCGACTCACCCACCTGTCCCCCGATCATTGACGTTTTATTGcgaacgaaaatgaaaaaatttccatgattttatatttaaaaaaaaacttgggcctgaatgacgtcaaaattgggcctgaaaggcacgtaaaaaaaggtgggcctgaacgtcgcggGCTTGAATGactgggcctgaatgtcgcaCACCCCAATTTAcatatgaaaaataatctAATCGTTTCTTAATTGGTTAAGGTTTGGGAAGTCTTAGTGAATATTTACCgataattgattcaatatcTAGGATAAATGGACCAATTAGggagaaatgggagaaaaaaattcgccAACCTTTGAAAATTAAACGAAAAATCGTATTGAACAATTAGATATTAGTTACTTCCATTAATAAggttaaaataatattattttcttatacTTGGATTTCATCATACCATCAAAGTTGTACTACAGAAGACAAAGAGATTATCTGAAATTATACAGAGACCTTGGTTAACGTTACTGTACTTCGGTTAAGCGACAACAAGTAGAAACGAAAGATATGAGAGGTCCAATTTCCCTCTCAGTTGAAACCTTaactaattcaaaaatttgctGATTCTATATCTCCTTTCGCGTAAGATAGGTTGTAAAACGAAACTAAGatattgaatgaaaaataactCTTCATTCTAGACAATGTAAATCAGATAAGTTAAATCAAATCTTTAAGAGGCAATCAAAGTAACACATTTTACTTTTCTAGTATTCTTTGAGGTACACCATAACGTCAAGAAATACCCTAATTACAAGTTTAAAAGAAACTTGACCAGTTGCACCTGATACTTTCATTCAGTATTTGGACTACCATATCGTCACCATtatatattttcatttaaatgaCAATCTCGAAATTCTTATCGGATCTTATGCAGAGAACTTGAGgaatgaatgaaattaaatAAGTCAATGTACCAAatattctttttatattattaataaaattttgatggTATTTGAATGGGTAAGTAGTTTCGGCCAATATATCGTCACCAACCTTAGTCcacaacatgaaaaaaagcAAGTTTACCACTAACGGAGAGAGACCAGTACAACTTTGCCACCAATCTTATTTTCACATTTGCCAAAACAATCAGTTCCTTGGCCATACCCCATTTCCAGGAGAAGATGAGAGTCTATCCCGACATAAATGACTTGATCAAGGCCGTTAAGCCTATCCAGTTGGTCTAGTCcagtcaataataaaaatgaaattgtgctCATCTTCATGATGAACCTTCTACTACTGATACGAGCCTGAAGCAAATTAAAAGGtaacactttttaaaaaaccttaTATCATATCATAAAATACCTGTAGATCTCGTTTTGGGCAGCTCTTCGTCCGCCGGTtgcgacaagaaaaaaacaaggcaggcaaaagaaaaacaattagcctaattaaataattattccCCTCATACCACCAGCAAGCTAAAAAGAAGAGACTAAAAAAGGACTTGGAAGATCGATTGTAAAAGGAAGCTTCAatcttgaagaagaaatggccCCCATTTTGCAAGAGAGGAAGAAACGTGCAAAATGGATGTTCTCGTCACTTCCTCACCCACTGATAATTCGCTTGCTGACGAAAGTTGCAAGTTTTAGCTCCCGCTTCTGCTTCACCCAATGACGAATTTCCTGTCGATAAAAGTTGCGTAGTGGTAGCTCCCACCGCTACCCCTGACGATGATTTTTCTGACGACTAAATGGGATTGACGCTATAGTTCCCTCTCATGCAGAGAGATCAATGGCTATAGATAATACAAAACTGATCAACTCATTGGGTGTTTGTCGCAAAAGGTTTTAACCAATCTAACCACGTCCTGGTGTACGACAGTATGCCCAACAAGCCATGGAAGAACGACCACATCTTGACCAGCATGTCGAGTCGTCTCCTTTTCACGCCTGATGAGAAAATGACATGCGCATTAAATTTTGTCAGCGCAGAGTAATGTatacaattgcagactcttcaAACTTGCTTTTTCCAATCGTTTGGAAAATGGGGATGatcgcaaaaaaaataaaaaaaatcccaccGATCGTGTTTGGACGAGGATTTAATCCTGATAACCAACACGCCGCTACTCCCTCCATACTAAATTCTATGTGACGGAGTTATTTTTTGGGAGCCCCACTGGTTGAACACCGAAACCTATTGGAACTGGTGGATCGATTCCACTACGTCTTCGTGTGGCAAACTTAGAAAAACTGGAGGATCTGTTCCTGAGATCCCCAAATGAATTAATGGAGGGGTATTTCTATTTGATCAACGTCATGCCCCAGCTGCCCAATATctacgtgctgctgctgttcttgATGTGCGTCCACCATTGTCACTGAAGGTGATTAAGACACCACCATAGACAACTAAATCAACTACGTCCAAGCCCACGCCCACCCAACGCCTAACAATGGAGGGGTGGAAAAGAACCTCAAAAATTGGACCAATACTTTAACTGCTGAGTAACAAGTTGGAGTCAAGCCTATcacctaaaattta
The sequence above is drawn from the Daphnia pulicaria isolate SC F1-1A chromosome 1, SC_F0-13Bv2, whole genome shotgun sequence genome and encodes:
- the LOC124323802 gene encoding uncharacterized protein LOC124323802, yielding MSMDQGRGSALLLLYLSAAFDTVDHGILKDHLRHSCGVDGVAHDWFISYLSRRSQSVSVGGASSASSNLAFGAAQGSVLGPICFVIYEIPLYHFVSSTNVDMHQFSDDTKYRIDFQFSPDAVQQREALSSLADCATVTEDWFTQNRVKTNMDKSILMYVSSTRSSSQFESLPLQVDDNVLAPSLVALNLSFSIDSTLSMIPQVKDVCRKAIFQLRRIGKVRKYLTKAAAKSLIQALVLSNFDYAINALLFGLQNELLERLEKIKRLAARLVVGAKKNDRITSHMKALHWLPLRQRIVFKLMVLTYRFLNGTAPRYLSSLVSRCHPLRSLRSATSGKLNVPNIKSDRYGGRSFSRAAPVLWNELPLSVTYATDLKSFKTSLKLICFV